One region of Flavobacterium sp. KACC 22763 genomic DNA includes:
- a CDS encoding Lrp/AsnC family transcriptional regulator, whose translation MTLDAIDKKLLVLLQTDSKKTTKELSLKLDLSVTAVYERIKKLEREGIIKNYVALVDKSKIEKGFVVFCHLKLIQHTKEFLTKFESEVIKLNEVLECHHVSGDYDYILKVLVKDMEAYREFLVTKLTSLQHIGSTQSMFMISEVKNSTVISF comes from the coding sequence ATGACTTTAGACGCTATAGATAAAAAACTTCTGGTTTTACTTCAAACCGATAGTAAAAAAACAACCAAAGAATTATCCTTAAAACTTGATCTTTCGGTTACGGCAGTTTATGAACGAATTAAAAAACTAGAGCGCGAAGGCATAATAAAAAACTATGTAGCCTTAGTCGATAAATCCAAAATCGAAAAAGGATTTGTGGTTTTTTGCCATTTAAAACTCATTCAACATACTAAAGAATTCTTAACCAAATTTGAAAGTGAAGTCATCAAACTCAATGAAGTTCTAGAATGCCATCATGTAAGCGGTGATTACGATTATATTCTAAAAGTTCTGGTAAAAGATATGGAAGCGTATAGAGAGTTTTTAGTCACAAAACTGACTTCACTGCAACATATCGGAAGTACGCAAAGTATGTTTATGATTAGTGAAGTGAAGAACTCTACGGTGATTTCTTTTTAA
- a CDS encoding type II toxin-antitoxin system RelE/ParE family toxin, protein MVFKIKILPLAEKEIDESIEFYESRSKGLGKQFLTYLKSYLKVLKTNPELFEIKKQPGYREMTLVKFPFVIIYEIIGSEIIIYSIPYFILREILIENLK, encoded by the coding sequence ATGGTTTTTAAAATCAAAATTTTACCATTAGCAGAAAAAGAAATTGATGAATCTATTGAATTCTACGAAAGTAGAAGTAAAGGTTTGGGGAAGCAATTTCTAACTTATTTAAAATCTTATCTCAAGGTTTTAAAAACAAATCCAGAGTTATTTGAAATTAAAAAACAGCCAGGTTATAGAGAAATGACTTTGGTTAAATTTCCTTTTGTTATCATTTATGAGATTATTGGCTCTGAAATAATTATTTATTCTATTCCGTATTTCATACTTCGAGAAATCCTGATAGAAAACCTTAAGTAA